The Desulfobacterales bacterium genome has a segment encoding these proteins:
- the acpP gene encoding acyl carrier protein, translating to MAIVDKVKKIIAEKLSVDLEEVVPEASFVDDLGADSLDLVELIMSMEEEFDIDISDEDAEKMVSVKDAINYINKRS from the coding sequence ATGGCTATCGTCGATAAAGTAAAAAAAATCATTGCCGAAAAATTGAGTGTCGATTTGGAGGAGGTCGTGCCTGAAGCATCGTTTGTCGATGATTTGGGAGCCGATTCACTGGACCTGGTTGAACTGATCATGTCCATGGAAGAAGAATTCGATATCGATATCTCGGATGAAGATGCGGAAAAAATGGTGTCAGTTAAAGATGCCATCAATTACATTAACAAACGCTCATAA